The Sinomicrobium kalidii genome contains a region encoding:
- a CDS encoding M1 family metallopeptidase, which yields MRTKYFMIFLLITFHGMAQEHEETFTRADSLRGTLNTERGWWDVQRYDITVIPDFHKKRIQGKNIITYNTVKEQHPDVMQIDLQEPLRIDSIIYNESQRLSFTREGNAWHVKTQPQPVNSVNTVTVFYHGKPREAVRAPWDGGWTFTRDSLNRPWMTVTCQGLGASVWYPNKDHQSDEPDQGVSLTMVVPADLTAVANGRLTERKQYANGKTSYKWEVKNPINNYNVIPYIGHYVNFNETYPGKKGELDLSYWVLDYNLEKAKNYLPAEVHNMLDSFEYWFGPYPFYEDGYKLVETEHTGMEHQSAIAYGNHYKPGYRGRDDSGTGLGMKWDFIVVHESGHEWFGNNITSNDLADMYLHESFTNYSETLFVESMFGKEAGNRYNYGIRQGIRNDRPIIPPYGVNAKGSGDMYAKGGNMLHTIRHSINNDQLFRDILAGLNKIFYHQTVDGNRVLQYISEKAGYDYSKVFAQYLTTTQIPGLNIYTDNKNNKVFYKWTDCIDGFNLPLSLHSEKADIRIIPGREWQSVKVNAEQRLLFRPEAIEKMYYIDVKEVKTMPGNNK from the coding sequence ATGAGGACAAAGTATTTTATGATTTTCCTGCTGATTACGTTCCACGGCATGGCCCAGGAACATGAAGAAACGTTTACCCGAGCCGATAGCCTGAGGGGTACCCTGAATACCGAAAGGGGCTGGTGGGACGTACAACGGTATGACATTACCGTAATCCCCGATTTTCACAAAAAGCGCATACAGGGAAAAAATATCATAACGTACAACACGGTAAAAGAACAACACCCCGATGTGATGCAGATCGATCTGCAGGAACCTCTTCGGATAGATAGTATTATTTATAACGAGAGTCAAAGGCTTTCCTTTACCAGAGAAGGAAATGCATGGCATGTAAAGACGCAGCCGCAGCCAGTAAATTCGGTAAACACCGTAACGGTCTTTTACCACGGTAAACCCCGTGAGGCTGTACGTGCCCCCTGGGATGGCGGATGGACCTTTACCAGGGACTCTCTCAACCGGCCGTGGATGACGGTTACCTGCCAGGGGCTGGGGGCGTCGGTTTGGTATCCGAACAAAGATCACCAGAGCGATGAACCGGATCAGGGGGTATCCCTTACCATGGTCGTTCCCGCTGATTTAACAGCCGTGGCTAACGGAAGGTTGACGGAAAGGAAGCAATATGCCAACGGAAAAACTTCGTATAAATGGGAAGTGAAAAACCCGATCAATAACTATAATGTCATTCCGTATATTGGGCATTACGTCAACTTTAACGAAACTTATCCGGGGAAAAAGGGAGAACTGGACTTAAGCTACTGGGTGCTGGACTATAACCTGGAAAAAGCGAAGAACTATCTGCCTGCCGAAGTACATAACATGTTGGACAGTTTTGAATACTGGTTTGGCCCTTACCCGTTTTATGAAGACGGTTATAAACTGGTGGAGACGGAACATACGGGAATGGAACATCAGTCGGCCATAGCGTACGGCAATCACTACAAACCCGGATATCGCGGGCGGGACGACTCGGGTACCGGACTCGGGATGAAATGGGATTTTATAGTGGTCCACGAAAGCGGGCACGAATGGTTTGGCAATAACATCACGAGCAACGACCTTGCCGATATGTACCTCCATGAGAGCTTTACCAATTACAGCGAAACTCTTTTTGTAGAGTCGATGTTCGGTAAGGAAGCCGGCAACCGGTACAATTACGGAATAAGGCAGGGCATAAGGAACGACAGGCCCATCATTCCCCCTTACGGGGTTAATGCGAAGGGCAGCGGGGACATGTACGCCAAGGGAGGCAATATGCTGCATACCATACGGCACAGCATTAACAACGACCAACTGTTCAGGGATATCCTGGCCGGACTCAATAAAATCTTCTACCACCAAACGGTAGACGGCAACCGGGTATTGCAGTACATTTCGGAAAAGGCGGGTTATGATTATTCGAAAGTATTTGCACAATACCTGACCACCACACAAATTCCCGGACTGAATATTTATACGGATAATAAGAACAACAAGGTATTTTATAAGTGGACCGATTGTATTGACGGTTTTAATTTACCTTTGTCTTTACACAGTGAAAAAGCAGACATCCGGATTATCCCCGGCAGGGAATGGCAAAGTGTAAAAGTGAATGCGGAACAGCGCCTTTTGTTCCGCCCAGAAGCTATCGAAAAAATGTATTACATCGATGTGAAGGAAGTAAAAACCATGCCGGGGAATAATAAATGA
- a CDS encoding protein-disulfide reductase DsbD family protein — MSVYLLFGTVCLFAQDSIVWQTRTERLSDTEYMLRITADIPEGQRLYNGEEIYGITFTYNNPGNKLVFIGSTKQPKAVSAYDPLVKREIACYTGRTDFKQLVIAEELPKDLIVTGKVNYSYRAGNTLATGDDMLEFGLSRENGEETESLPGDRASGAPGETGGPELWRIFVLSFLGGFAALLTPCVFPMIPLTVSFFTKRAKSRGEGLRDGILFGISIMAIYVLLGTAVTAVFGAGALNALSTNVWFNLFFFLLLVVFAFSFLGAFELVLPHSWVVKVDSRAHQRGITGILFMALALAIVSFSCTGPIVGTLLVDAATRGGIAPVVGMLGFSLALALPFALFATFPGWLRAMPKSGGWLNTVKVTLGFLELAFAFKFLSNADLVLQLHWLERETFLAIWIVIFGVMALYLLGKIRLPLDREAGHISVSRLALGLCSAAFAVYMLPGLWGAPLQLISGFPPPLQYSESPYGVGYSKAGILPETPGKVLPDGAEPGPHDIPAFTDYDKGLAYAKKVNKPVLLDFTGYACVNCRKMEERVWAAPGILDILKNEVVLVSLYVDDKRPLPEAERVVSEITGKELKYRGQKWSEFQQLHYKANAQPLYVLIDHEENKLNASTAYNPDIEQYRAWLREGIENFKRTNKQDED, encoded by the coding sequence TTGTCAGTATATCTCCTTTTCGGGACCGTTTGCCTGTTTGCCCAGGATAGTATTGTATGGCAAACCCGCACCGAACGGCTTTCGGATACGGAGTACATGCTCCGCATCACGGCGGATATCCCGGAAGGACAACGTCTCTACAACGGGGAAGAGATTTACGGGATAACCTTTACGTATAATAATCCCGGAAATAAACTGGTATTTATAGGCAGTACGAAGCAACCGAAGGCAGTCAGTGCTTATGACCCGCTTGTAAAACGGGAAATAGCCTGTTATACCGGCAGGACGGACTTTAAACAGCTGGTTATTGCCGAAGAGCTGCCGAAAGACCTGATAGTCACCGGGAAGGTGAATTACAGTTACCGAGCGGGAAATACCCTTGCAACAGGAGATGATATGCTGGAATTCGGGCTTTCCCGGGAAAACGGGGAGGAGACAGAAAGCTTACCGGGCGACCGGGCTTCCGGGGCTCCTGGGGAAACGGGCGGGCCGGAGTTGTGGCGTATTTTTGTGCTCAGCTTTCTCGGTGGTTTCGCTGCTCTGCTTACGCCCTGCGTGTTCCCGATGATCCCATTGACCGTAAGCTTCTTTACCAAACGTGCCAAAAGCAGGGGCGAAGGACTGAGGGACGGTATATTGTTCGGGATTTCCATTATGGCCATCTATGTTCTGCTGGGAACGGCCGTTACGGCTGTATTCGGTGCCGGGGCCCTGAATGCGCTTTCTACCAATGTGTGGTTCAACCTGTTCTTTTTCCTGCTCCTGGTAGTATTTGCTTTTTCCTTCCTGGGGGCTTTTGAACTGGTTTTGCCCCATTCCTGGGTGGTTAAGGTAGACAGCAGGGCGCATCAAAGGGGGATCACAGGCATATTGTTTATGGCATTGGCCCTGGCCATTGTCTCTTTTTCCTGTACAGGTCCCATAGTGGGGACACTACTGGTAGATGCCGCTACGCGGGGAGGAATAGCCCCGGTGGTAGGTATGCTGGGGTTTTCACTGGCCCTGGCCTTGCCCTTTGCCCTGTTTGCCACCTTTCCGGGCTGGTTACGGGCTATGCCTAAGTCGGGCGGATGGCTCAATACGGTAAAGGTAACCCTGGGCTTCCTGGAACTGGCCTTTGCCTTTAAATTCCTGAGCAATGCCGATTTGGTATTGCAACTGCACTGGCTGGAAAGAGAAACCTTCCTGGCCATATGGATCGTTATTTTCGGTGTTATGGCCTTGTACCTGCTGGGTAAAATACGATTGCCCCTTGACCGCGAGGCGGGACATATTTCCGTAAGCCGTTTGGCACTTGGACTGTGTTCTGCTGCTTTCGCGGTCTATATGCTTCCCGGACTGTGGGGAGCCCCGCTGCAGCTCATCAGTGGTTTTCCACCACCCCTGCAATACAGCGAATCACCTTATGGCGTGGGGTATAGTAAGGCTGGTATACTGCCGGAGACACCCGGGAAAGTTTTGCCGGATGGCGCTGAGCCGGGTCCACATGATATCCCGGCTTTTACGGATTACGACAAAGGGCTGGCGTATGCTAAAAAGGTGAATAAACCGGTACTACTGGACTTTACCGGCTATGCGTGTGTCAACTGCCGGAAAATGGAAGAACGGGTGTGGGCAGCCCCGGGAATACTGGATATCCTGAAGAACGAGGTTGTACTGGTATCCCTGTATGTCGATGACAAACGCCCGCTGCCGGAAGCGGAACGTGTAGTATCTGAAATTACAGGGAAAGAACTGAAATACAGAGGACAGAAATGGAGTGAATTCCAGCAATTACATTATAAGGCCAACGCCCAGCCGCTATATGTGCTGATTGATCACGAAGAAAACAAACTGAACGCATCAACGGCGTATAACCCGGATATTGAGCAGTACCGCGCCTGGCTCAGGGAAGGCATAGAAAATTTTAAAAGGACAAATAAACAGGATGAAGATTAA
- a CDS encoding S9 family peptidase, whose protein sequence is MSKIYILLFAFSMAGTALLCAQQTDSLLTIDRIYNSSEFRVDRQRPVFWVEDGDAFVTIEPSGEGEDQLIRYVSRNNRKSVYLSADKITPKGRDKALRIEDFTLSPDETKVLIFTNSGRVWRSNTRGDYWVYDFDSGKLQQIGKEFPASSLMFAKFSDDNAFVAYVHDFNIYKEDFTTGKVTQLTEDGNGDIINGTFDWVYEEEFGMRDGFSWSPDAGKIAFWQLDASEIGTFYMINNTDSVYSKPVPLQYPKAGYDPSSAKVGVVDVNSGKITWIPVPGDAVQHYLPAMQWVNDDLLLVQQLNRKQNELNIYTYRPSSGRLKKIYAETEDTWVDLRYPDLSSGQWGNNDFLLTDNNSALLRMTETDGWRHIYRIDINSGAQTLLTPGNFDVAAYYAITGKDIYFSASPDDPTQRYLYSVPLNGRGKMKRLTPESFSGVNTYNISPNGKYAIHNHTDTETPLTTRLIGLPGHKTTSTLVANNKLKNKLKTLEFPSVEFFKVNTPEGVEVDGRITKPSDFDPSKKYPVIFHVYGEPWKQMATDTWIGLYDIFLAQKGFVIVNMDNRGTPSLKGSAWRKSIYGKVGVLNTNDQALAAKEVLKWDFIDKERVSVWGWSGGGSMTLNLMFRYPGIYKTGVAVAAVANQLFYDNVYQERYMGLPQENREDFIEGSPVTHAKNLEGNLLIIHGTGDDNVHYQNMEYLVNELIRHNKQFRMMSYPNRSHGIYEGANTQRHLYTLITDYLLENNGME, encoded by the coding sequence ATGAGTAAAATATACATCCTTCTTTTTGCCTTCTCCATGGCGGGAACGGCATTGCTGTGTGCACAGCAAACCGATTCACTACTCACCATAGACCGTATCTATAATTCTTCGGAATTTCGTGTAGACAGGCAACGACCTGTCTTCTGGGTGGAGGACGGCGATGCTTTTGTGACTATTGAACCTTCCGGTGAAGGGGAAGACCAGCTTATCAGGTATGTCAGCAGGAACAACAGGAAGAGTGTGTACCTGTCTGCCGATAAAATAACCCCGAAAGGCAGGGATAAGGCCTTGCGGATAGAAGATTTTACCCTGAGTCCGGACGAAACAAAAGTATTGATCTTTACCAATTCCGGCAGGGTCTGGCGTTCCAATACCAGGGGGGATTACTGGGTGTATGATTTTGACAGCGGCAAATTACAACAGATAGGAAAGGAGTTTCCCGCATCTTCGTTGATGTTCGCAAAATTTTCGGATGATAACGCCTTTGTAGCTTATGTTCACGATTTTAATATCTATAAGGAGGATTTTACTACCGGTAAAGTAACGCAGCTTACCGAAGATGGCAATGGTGACATCATTAACGGCACCTTTGACTGGGTATACGAAGAAGAATTCGGGATGCGCGACGGGTTTAGCTGGAGCCCGGATGCCGGAAAGATAGCTTTCTGGCAACTGGATGCCTCTGAGATCGGGACATTTTATATGATCAACAATACGGATTCGGTCTATTCAAAACCTGTTCCGTTGCAATATCCGAAAGCAGGTTATGACCCTTCATCGGCTAAAGTCGGTGTGGTCGATGTCAATTCCGGGAAAATCACCTGGATTCCCGTACCCGGAGATGCCGTACAGCATTATCTGCCGGCCATGCAGTGGGTGAACGACGACCTTTTGCTGGTTCAGCAATTAAACCGGAAGCAGAACGAGCTCAATATTTATACCTACAGGCCCTCGTCCGGAAGGTTGAAAAAAATATATGCCGAAACCGAGGATACCTGGGTGGATTTAAGGTATCCCGACCTGTCGTCCGGCCAATGGGGAAATAATGATTTTCTGCTTACCGACAATAATTCGGCATTACTGCGAATGACCGAAACCGACGGATGGCGCCATATTTACAGGATAGATATCAACAGCGGAGCACAAACCCTGCTCACCCCCGGTAATTTTGACGTAGCTGCATATTATGCCATTACCGGAAAAGATATTTATTTCAGCGCTTCACCTGATGATCCCACACAGCGGTATTTATACAGTGTGCCCCTTAACGGCAGGGGAAAAATGAAACGGTTGACTCCCGAATCTTTCAGCGGTGTGAATACGTACAATATTTCACCCAACGGGAAATACGCGATCCATAACCATACCGATACCGAAACTCCGCTTACCACCAGACTTATCGGTTTACCAGGGCACAAGACCACAAGTACACTGGTAGCTAACAATAAGCTGAAAAATAAGTTAAAAACACTGGAATTTCCTTCCGTAGAATTTTTTAAGGTCAACACTCCGGAAGGTGTGGAAGTGGATGGCAGGATCACAAAACCGTCGGATTTTGACCCTTCAAAAAAATACCCGGTCATTTTCCATGTCTACGGGGAGCCGTGGAAACAAATGGCCACGGACACCTGGATCGGTCTGTACGATATATTCCTGGCACAGAAAGGTTTTGTAATTGTAAATATGGACAACCGCGGTACACCTTCGCTTAAAGGCAGTGCGTGGCGCAAGAGTATTTACGGGAAAGTAGGGGTACTGAATACCAACGACCAGGCCCTCGCGGCAAAAGAGGTGCTGAAATGGGATTTTATCGATAAAGAAAGGGTTTCCGTATGGGGCTGGAGCGGCGGCGGTTCAATGACACTGAACCTGATGTTCCGGTATCCCGGAATTTATAAGACCGGGGTGGCCGTAGCCGCCGTGGCCAATCAGCTTTTTTACGATAATGTCTACCAGGAGCGCTATATGGGGTTACCGCAGGAAAACAGGGAGGATTTTATCGAAGGCTCTCCCGTTACCCATGCAAAAAACCTGGAAGGCAACTTGTTGATCATCCACGGAACAGGAGACGACAATGTGCATTATCAGAACATGGAATACCTGGTCAACGAACTCATACGGCATAACAAGCAATTCCGTATGATGTCTTATCCCAACCGTTCCCACGGGATTTACGAGGGAGCGAATACACAGCGGCATTTATATACCCTGATCACAGATTACCTTTTGGAAAATAATGGCATGGAGTAA
- a CDS encoding aminopeptidase P family protein codes for MFSSTTYTARRQQLKKEVKQGILLFPGNGESSMNYKDNWYPFRQDSSFLYYTGINNIPDIYFVIDIENDREILFGDDPTPEEMVWTGAVAPLSEFAERSGITAVKPFKELSAFIKQQKQKGNTIHYLPPYRGETAIQLSNLLDMPVGQVESNKSEAFIRAVAKQRSVKSPEEIEELHKAVNITAKMHTYAIKNAIPGKTEKEIAGDLQAIAIGGGGNISFPIILTKNGQYLHNHATQAVIEEGDIILCDCGAETAMNYAGDMTRTFPAGKSFSPLQKQVYNIVLNAHNSAIEALKPGVRFKDIHLLACTRLTEGLKEMGLMKGNTEEAVAAGAHTLFFQCGLGHMMGMDVHDMENLGEEYVGYTEDLKKSTAFGLKSLRLGKALEPGYVLTVEPGIYFNPFLIDSWRSQKKYTDFVNYDEVEKFKSFGGVRVEEDLLITESGSRLLGEPLAKTPEAIEELKNL; via the coding sequence ATGTTTTCAAGTACAACATATACCGCCAGAAGGCAGCAATTAAAAAAAGAAGTTAAACAAGGTATTTTATTGTTCCCCGGCAACGGGGAGAGCAGTATGAACTACAAAGACAACTGGTACCCTTTCCGGCAGGACAGTAGTTTTTTATATTATACCGGAATAAACAATATTCCCGATATTTATTTTGTCATCGATATTGAAAATGACCGGGAGATCCTGTTCGGTGACGATCCCACCCCCGAAGAAATGGTATGGACAGGTGCCGTAGCACCTCTTTCTGAATTTGCCGAAAGGTCGGGTATTACTGCTGTAAAACCGTTTAAGGAGCTTTCCGCTTTCATAAAGCAACAAAAACAAAAGGGCAACACAATACATTACCTTCCGCCATACCGGGGGGAAACTGCGATTCAGCTGAGTAATTTACTGGATATGCCCGTGGGGCAAGTCGAAAGTAATAAATCGGAAGCTTTTATAAGGGCCGTGGCCAAACAGCGTTCCGTAAAATCCCCCGAAGAGATCGAAGAACTCCACAAGGCGGTAAACATTACCGCAAAAATGCATACTTATGCCATAAAAAACGCCATTCCGGGAAAAACGGAGAAAGAAATTGCGGGAGATCTGCAGGCTATTGCCATAGGAGGCGGAGGAAATATTTCCTTTCCCATAATCCTTACCAAAAACGGCCAGTACCTGCACAACCATGCCACTCAGGCCGTGATAGAGGAAGGCGATATTATTTTATGTGATTGCGGTGCCGAAACCGCGATGAACTATGCCGGGGACATGACCCGGACGTTTCCGGCGGGAAAAAGTTTTTCCCCGTTACAGAAGCAGGTTTACAATATTGTTTTAAACGCACATAATTCGGCTATCGAAGCTTTAAAGCCCGGGGTCCGGTTTAAGGATATCCACCTGCTGGCCTGTACCAGGCTTACGGAAGGACTCAAGGAGATGGGACTGATGAAAGGAAATACCGAAGAAGCCGTTGCCGCAGGGGCCCACACCCTGTTTTTTCAGTGCGGACTGGGACATATGATGGGCATGGACGTGCACGATATGGAAAACCTGGGTGAAGAGTATGTGGGGTATACGGAAGATTTGAAGAAAAGTACGGCGTTCGGCCTTAAATCCCTTAGACTGGGCAAGGCGCTGGAACCGGGATATGTGCTTACGGTAGAACCCGGGATTTACTTCAACCCGTTTCTGATCGATTCCTGGAGGTCGCAGAAAAAATACACCGATTTTGTAAACTACGACGAAGTGGAAAAATTTAAAAGTTTCGGAGGTGTCCGGGTGGAGGAAGACCTCCTGATTACGGAATCCGGCAGCCGGCTTCTGGGAGAACCGCTGGCCAAGACCCCCGAAGCGATAGAAGAACTTAAAAACCTGTAA
- a CDS encoding response regulator, whose product MKILLVDDHFVVRQGVLIILNKILTNVSVFQAETISKAFSCINNQFFDLLILDVHFPKGSSLELLGYIKVKAPETKVLVFSGLNENKFALRYIHAGADGYLNKLSSEEEMQRAIHTIIKNKKYISNTIRDQITDSVLSNSPLNKLDVLSGREMEVARLLVKGEGNIEIADSLNLSTTTVSTYKHRIFGKLQVSNVASLISLFNIYEKSL is encoded by the coding sequence ATGAAAATTTTACTTGTTGACGATCACTTTGTCGTAAGACAGGGCGTTCTTATTATTCTGAATAAAATATTGACCAATGTCTCTGTTTTCCAGGCTGAGACCATTTCCAAAGCGTTTAGTTGTATCAACAATCAGTTTTTTGACTTACTGATCCTGGATGTGCACTTCCCGAAAGGCAGCAGTCTGGAACTGCTTGGTTACATCAAGGTAAAGGCCCCGGAAACGAAAGTGCTGGTTTTTTCGGGACTTAATGAGAATAAGTTTGCACTCAGGTATATACATGCCGGAGCCGATGGATATCTCAACAAATTGAGTTCGGAAGAAGAGATGCAGAGGGCCATACACACCATCATAAAAAACAAAAAATATATAAGCAATACCATAAGAGATCAGATCACCGATTCTGTGCTTAGCAATAGTCCGCTGAATAAACTGGATGTGTTGTCCGGCCGGGAAATGGAAGTGGCAAGATTGCTGGTCAAAGGCGAGGGCAACATAGAAATAGCCGACAGTCTCAATTTGAGTACCACTACCGTAAGTACCTATAAGCACAGGATTTTTGGAAAACTCCAGGTCAGTAATGTAGCTTCCCTCATCTCCTTATTTAATATTTATGAAAAATCGTTATAA
- a CDS encoding protein-disulfide reductase DsbD domain-containing protein, giving the protein MKRTFYFIILLLLPVLTAAGQVIDPVHWEFTARKTGENTYDVYATASMDDPWHIYSQYTDEGGPLPTTFDFKEQPGLSLRGKPSESGALIEKYEAVFMVETRYYAGMVDFIQKVEKHTAKPVGMKGSVTYMACTEEQCLTPQEVEFEVVLD; this is encoded by the coding sequence GTGAAACGAACATTTTATTTCATTATCCTGTTACTGCTTCCGGTGCTTACAGCTGCCGGCCAGGTTATAGATCCGGTACATTGGGAGTTTACGGCCAGGAAGACCGGGGAAAACACCTATGACGTATATGCCACGGCATCCATGGACGACCCCTGGCATATCTATTCACAATACACGGATGAAGGAGGCCCGTTGCCTACCACATTTGATTTTAAAGAACAACCGGGGCTGAGCCTTCGTGGCAAGCCTTCGGAATCAGGGGCGCTTATTGAAAAATACGAGGCTGTATTTATGGTAGAGACCCGCTATTATGCGGGAATGGTGGATTTTATCCAGAAGGTGGAAAAGCACACTGCAAAACCCGTAGGGATGAAGGGTAGTGTTACCTATATGGCCTGTACCGAGGAGCAGTGCCTGACCCCGCAGGAAGTGGAATTCGAAGTAGTATTGGACTAA
- a CDS encoding S9 family peptidase → MKTLFLAGLYLLLFSALHAQGTVAEYKRSAAVDTLFKNKVYNTPDVFHWQGDSLCWYKNNTKQGIEYLLVSTRNVSQQKAFDHEKLASELAKLLEKNVDAHQLDMDHLHFKQDTLVFQTDSLKVACNLDNYGIKVLRTLEKKEKGKRRYWGNRFDESGNGPVISPDSSRVAFIRNHNLYIRNPETKTETQLSFDGSAGFFYSSYIHWSPDSKKILAYKVRPGEDHKIYFVRSRPDEQFQPELESRDYLKPGDQLPFRSPQLFDVDSKKHTVIDTDLFDRQYSVSGFKWKKDNSAFTFEYNQRGHQVYRVLSVDARTGKVSVIVNETSPTFIDYSGKKFRYDTGNDKEIIWASERDGWNHLYLYDAETGKVKNRITGGKWPVRDVIEVDEEKRQVYFTAGGLDKDQDPYLLHYFRVDFDGGNLVRFTRENGNHKVTFSANHKYYIDRYSRVDAPPVAVLKSAATRKKVLNLQKADISELLATGWKMPEVFTARGRDGKTDIWGVIVRPTTFDPEKDYPVIEYIYAGPHDSFVPKSFQTLYRGMSDLAELGFIVVQIDGMGTSNRSKAFHNVCWKNLKDAGFPDRKLWIKAAARKYPYMNTNKVGIHGTSAGGQNAGAAVVFNSDFYKAAVASCGCHDNRMDKIWWNEQWMGYPVGPHYAACSNTENAGKMNGDLLLIVGEVDDNVDPASTMQFADALIKAGKDFELVVIPGMSHSSGGTYGNRKRKDFFVKKLQGVTPPSWDKIY, encoded by the coding sequence ATGAAAACCTTATTTCTAGCCGGCCTTTATTTGCTGCTTTTTAGTGCTTTGCACGCTCAGGGTACCGTAGCGGAATATAAAAGATCTGCCGCCGTAGATACCTTATTCAAAAACAAGGTTTATAACACACCGGATGTCTTTCACTGGCAGGGCGACAGCCTCTGCTGGTATAAAAACAATACAAAGCAGGGTATAGAATATCTCCTGGTCTCAACCCGGAACGTATCACAACAAAAAGCTTTTGACCACGAAAAACTGGCTTCGGAATTGGCCAAATTGCTCGAAAAGAATGTGGATGCCCACCAACTGGATATGGATCACCTTCACTTTAAACAAGACACTTTGGTGTTTCAAACCGATAGTTTGAAGGTTGCATGTAACCTGGATAATTACGGGATCAAAGTGTTACGGACACTTGAAAAGAAGGAAAAAGGAAAAAGGAGATATTGGGGAAACCGTTTTGACGAATCCGGGAACGGCCCGGTAATTTCGCCGGATAGCTCCCGGGTGGCCTTTATAAGGAATCACAACCTTTACATCAGAAACCCCGAAACCAAAACAGAAACGCAACTGAGTTTTGATGGCTCTGCGGGTTTTTTTTATTCCTCTTATATACATTGGTCGCCCGACAGTAAAAAAATACTGGCGTACAAAGTCCGTCCCGGGGAAGATCATAAGATTTATTTCGTACGGTCCAGGCCCGATGAACAGTTTCAGCCGGAACTGGAATCGCGCGATTACCTCAAACCGGGGGACCAGTTACCTTTTCGTAGTCCGCAATTATTTGATGTGGACTCAAAAAAACATACGGTTATAGATACTGATCTCTTCGACCGGCAATACAGCGTATCCGGTTTTAAATGGAAGAAAGACAACAGCGCCTTTACTTTTGAATACAACCAGCGGGGGCACCAGGTATATCGCGTTTTATCGGTAGATGCCCGTACGGGGAAAGTAAGCGTTATTGTCAATGAAACCAGTCCGACTTTTATAGACTACAGCGGCAAGAAGTTCAGGTACGATACCGGGAACGATAAGGAGATCATCTGGGCTTCCGAACGCGACGGCTGGAACCATCTGTATTTGTATGATGCGGAGACCGGAAAGGTGAAAAACCGGATCACCGGAGGAAAATGGCCGGTAAGGGACGTTATTGAGGTTGATGAAGAAAAGCGGCAGGTCTATTTCACCGCCGGCGGACTGGATAAGGATCAGGACCCTTATTTACTGCATTATTTCCGGGTGGATTTCGATGGCGGGAACCTTGTCCGGTTTACCCGGGAAAACGGAAACCACAAGGTTACTTTTTCAGCGAATCACAAGTATTATATCGATCGGTATTCCCGGGTTGATGCACCGCCGGTAGCTGTCTTAAAAAGTGCGGCAACCCGAAAGAAAGTCCTGAATTTACAAAAAGCGGATATTTCGGAACTGCTGGCCACGGGATGGAAAATGCCGGAAGTATTTACCGCCAGGGGCCGGGACGGCAAAACGGATATCTGGGGAGTTATAGTACGCCCCACCACGTTTGATCCGGAAAAGGATTATCCGGTAATTGAATACATTTACGCAGGTCCGCATGATTCTTTTGTACCCAAGAGTTTTCAAACCCTTTACCGCGGAATGTCCGATCTCGCAGAGTTGGGCTTTATTGTGGTGCAGATAGACGGTATGGGAACATCCAACCGCTCGAAGGCGTTTCACAATGTGTGCTGGAAGAACCTGAAGGATGCCGGTTTTCCCGACAGGAAGCTGTGGATAAAGGCAGCAGCCCGGAAATACCCGTACATGAACACGAATAAGGTAGGGATTCACGGGACGTCTGCCGGCGGACAGAACGCAGGGGCAGCAGTAGTGTTTAATTCTGATTTCTATAAGGCTGCGGTTGCTTCCTGCGGATGCCACGACAACCGTATGGACAAAATATGGTGGAATGAGCAGTGGATGGGATATCCCGTCGGTCCGCATTACGCCGCCTGTTCCAATACCGAAAACGCCGGAAAAATGAACGGGGATTTATTGTTGATCGTAGGGGAGGTGGACGATAATGTAGACCCCGCTTCGACCATGCAGTTTGCCGATGCCCTGATAAAAGCGGGGAAAGACTTTGAACTGGTGGTGATCCCCGGCATGTCCCACTCCTCAGGGGGAACCTACGGGAACAGGAAAAGAAAGGACTTCTTTGTAAAAAAACTGCAGGGAGTAACCCCGCCTTCGTGGGACAAAATATACTGA